From the genome of Mycobacteriales bacterium, one region includes:
- a CDS encoding DUF4397 domain-containing protein produces the protein MTRTPRRTVLRLGLAGLASLVAAVAGLAFTGSPAGAVAAPSYVRLAHLSPDTPNVDVYMTSYTRPDWKFLLKGVGYGAVSPYQRVQADRYAVSMRPAGAAATTPPVLTTNVNAVAGKAVTVAGVGPYADLGLAVINDDLTLPTSGQARVRVLNGSARAKTVAVNAAGGPVVTSGIAFAKTTAYAPVPAGKWTLQVASTAQTDLKATAAVDVKAGDVYSLVVLDAPDGGLTLATHADAVSAAVTPSGSVETGGGGTAGPNLPGWMPLGAGAAGIALLAAAFVRSRRAVSAHAA, from the coding sequence GTGACCCGCACCCCTCGACGGACGGTGCTGAGGCTCGGGCTGGCCGGACTGGCCAGTCTCGTCGCCGCGGTGGCCGGACTCGCCTTCACCGGCAGTCCCGCCGGCGCCGTGGCGGCGCCCAGCTATGTCCGCCTGGCCCACCTCTCGCCGGACACCCCGAACGTGGATGTCTACATGACCTCCTACACCCGGCCGGACTGGAAGTTCTTGCTCAAGGGCGTCGGCTACGGCGCGGTGTCGCCGTACCAGCGTGTGCAGGCCGACCGGTACGCGGTCAGCATGCGCCCGGCCGGCGCGGCCGCCACCACCCCGCCGGTGCTGACCACCAACGTCAACGCGGTCGCCGGTAAGGCGGTCACGGTGGCGGGCGTGGGTCCGTATGCGGACCTCGGGCTCGCGGTGATCAACGACGACCTGACCCTGCCGACCTCCGGTCAGGCCCGCGTCCGGGTGCTGAACGGGTCCGCACGGGCCAAGACCGTCGCGGTCAACGCGGCCGGCGGGCCGGTGGTGACCAGCGGAATCGCGTTCGCCAAGACCACGGCGTACGCGCCGGTGCCGGCGGGTAAGTGGACGCTGCAGGTCGCCTCGACCGCGCAGACCGACCTCAAGGCGACGGCCGCGGTCGACGTCAAGGCCGGCGACGTGTACTCGCTGGTCGTGCTCGACGCGCCCGACGGCGGGCTCACGCTCGCGACCCACGCTGACGCCGTGTCGGCTGCGGTGACACCGAGCGGGTCGGTGGAGACCGGCGGCGGCGGTACGGCCGGGCCGAACCTGCCCGGCTGGATGCCGCTCGGCGCCGGCGCGGCCGGTATCGCGCTGCTCGCGGCGGCGTTCGTACGGTCCCGGCGGGCTGTGAGCGCGCACGCGGCGTGA